The following proteins come from a genomic window of Salvia hispanica cultivar TCC Black 2014 chromosome 4, UniMelb_Shisp_WGS_1.0, whole genome shotgun sequence:
- the LOC125221424 gene encoding UDP-glucosyltransferase 29-like, which yields MTGEKQESFKILMFPWLAHGHIFPYLQLSKNLIATHNFTIYLCSTAVNLRYLSKHATASLQLVELHMPSPPELPPHLHTTKNLPSSLIPTLIHNFQESTLSFTQTLQTLTPDLVIFDTFQPWAPKIASSMGIPSVYFSVCGASSISYLHHLHTYGTNDGFPSPAMSMPESEIARMRNPVRPNIKGADDDYPFGNYRISTDIALVKSCRCVEEKYVDYLSTLSKKKIVCTGPMIASDADEDDMFEKSEIMEWLDKKEAGSTIYISFGSECFLSKEQIGEIAKGLLLNKDVNFLWVVRFPFEERDRRVEEEMPVGFLEAVGERGLVVTGWAAQRRILGHPSVGGFMSHCGRSSVTESLYFGVPVVGAGMNVEQPLNAQWVEELGAGVEVEREGGVGVYYGEEIGRAIEKVMVVEKEGLRSRARSLSELIREKEGEEVREMASRLLDICVKNKRMA from the coding sequence ATGACCGGAGAGAAACAAGAAAGCTTCAAAATCCTAATGTTCCCATGGCTAGCTCACGGCCACATCTTCCCATACCTCCAACTCTCCAAAAACCTCATAGCAACTCACAACTTCACCATCTACCTCTGCTCCACCGCCGTCAACCTCCGCTACCTCTCAAAACACGCCACCGCCTCTCTCCAACTAGTAGAGCTCCACATGCCATCCCCCCCCGAGCTCCCTCCCCACCTCCACACCACCAAGAACCTCCCCTCCAGCCTCATCCCAACCCTCATCCACAACTTCCAAGAATCAACCCTCAGCTTCACACAAACCCTCCAAACCCTAACCCCGGACCTTGTCATCTTCGACACTTTCCAGCCGTGGGCCCCCAAGATCGCCTCTTCCATGGGGATACCTAGCGTCTACTTCTCTGTCTGCGGCGCCTCCTCCATCTCCTacctccaccacctccacaCGTATGGAACCAACGATGGATTCCCATCTCCGGCAATGAGCATGCCGGAGTCAGAGATAGCCCGGATGAGGAACCCGGTTCGGCCGAATATAAAGGGGGCAGATGATGACTATCCCTTTGGGAATTATAGAATATCCACCGACATTGCATTGGTGAAGAGCTGTAGATGTGTTGAAGAGAAATATGTGGACTATCTTTCGACCTTAAGCAAGAAAAAGATCGTTTGCACTGGTCCAATGATTGCTTCCGATGCTGACGAGGACGACATGTTCGAGAAGTCTGAAATCATGGAGTGGCTGGACAAGAAAGAGGCTGGTTCCACCATATACATCTCCTTTGGGAGTGAATGCTTTTTATCTAAAGAGCAGATTGGGGAGATAGCAAAAGGGTTGTTGTTGAATAAAGATGTGAACTTTTTGTGGGTGGTGAGGTTCCCATTTGAGGAGAGAGACAGGAGGGTTGAGGAAGAGATGCCGGTAGGGTTTCTTGAAGCGGTGGGGGAGAGGGGTTTGGTGGTGACGGGATGGGCGGCGCAGAGGAGGATATTAGGGCATCCGAGTGTTGGAGGGTTTATGAGCCATTGTGGGAGGAGTTCGGTGACGGAGAGCTTGTATTTTGGGGTTCCGGTGGTGGGGGCTGGGATGAACGTGGAGCAGCCGTTGAATGCGCAATGGGTGGAGGAGCTTGGGGCGGGGGTGGAGGTTGAGAGGGAGGGTGGGGTAGGGGTGTATTATGGGGAGGAGATTGGGAGGGCGATTGAGAAGGTGATGGTGGTGGAGAAGGAGGGTTTGAGGAGTAGGGCTAGGAGTTTGAGTGAGCTGATAAGAGAAAAGGAGGGAGAGGAGGTGAGAGAAATGGCTTCTAGGCTTTTGGACATTTGTGTCAAGAACAAGAGGATGGCATGA
- the LOC125221427 gene encoding beta-D-glucosyl crocetin beta-1,6-glucosyltransferase-like codes for MEPNEASLSILMFPWLAHGHVFPYLELAKNLTKHNFTIFFCSTPIILQSLPIPHHLPITLIPLHLPSPPELPPDLHTTKHVPPHLMPLLRDTFHTSKAAFSAILASLRPDILLFDAFQPWAAEAAAKIDIPAVHFATTGAAAYSFYYHLFFKKNTPFPHDALYLRPHELEALQQAADSNLRDSDLSEGLPHFTRSRDVILMKTSRGVEGKYLDYLSLLCNKKIVPVGPLITTTTTTTTTEKTDIMDWLSKKERWSTIYISFGSENYLNKKQMEEMAKGLEASRANFIWVVRFPLGEREEEEKEEEGILPLGFEERVGERGKIVKGWAPQAEILAHESVCGFVSHCGMSSTIESVYFGVPVIGVPFKVDQPLNSRVLVEAGVGVEVARDDSGDFRGDDVAEAIRRVVEGGEEMRVRAAGMRETMRGEEECAVAEAAAHLRRICGEGFVKHDRSTIEKNGLGSTLFH; via the coding sequence ATGGAGCCAAATGAAGCAAGTCTCTCCATCCTTATGTTCCCATGGCTAGCTCATGGCCATGTCTTCCCCTACCTTGAGCTAGCCAAGAATCTCACCAAACACAACTTCACCATCTTCTTCTGCTCCACTCCCATCATCCTCCAATCCCTCCCCATCCCCCACCACCTCCCCATCACCCTCATCCCCCTCCACCTCCCCTCCCCGCCGGAGCTCCCACCGGACCTCCACACAACGAAGCACGTGCCGCCCCACCTCATGCCCCTCCTCCGCGACACGTTCCACACCTCCAAGGCCGCCTTCTCCGCCATCCTCGCCTCCCTCCGCCCCGACATCCTCCTCTTCGACGCCTTCCAGCCCTGGGCCGCCGAAGCAGCCGCCAAGATTGACATCCCCGCCGTCCACTTCGCCACCACCGGCGCCGCCGCCTACTCCTTCTACTACCACctcttctttaaaaaaaacacccCCTTCCCCCACGACGCGCTCTACCTCCGCCCCCACGAGCTGGAAGCCCTCCAGCAGGCCGCTGACTCCAACCTGAGAGACAGCGACCTCAGCGAGGGGCTTCCCCACTTCACGCGGTCCCGCGACGTTATCCTGATGAAAACGTCGCGGGGCGTGGAGGGGAAGTATTTGGACTACTTGTCCCTCTTGTGTAACAAGAAAATAGTCCCGGTGGGCCCACTTATTACAACGACGacgacaacaacaacaacagaaAAAACAGACATCATGGATTGGTTAAGCAAGAAAGAGAGATGGTCAACGATTTACATCTCATTTGGAAGCGAGAACTATTTAAACAAGAAACAAATGGAAGAAATGGCGAAGGGTCTAGAAGCTTCGAGAGCCAACTTCATATGGGTGGTGAGGTTTCCcttaggagagagagaggaagaagaaaaggaagaagaaggaattCTTCCGCTAGGGTTTGAAGAGAGAGTTGGAGAGAGGGGGAAGATTGTGAAGGGGTGGGCCCCGCAGGCGGAGATTCTGGCGCATGAGAGTGTCTGTGGCTTTGTGAGTCACTGTGGGATGAGTTCGACGATCGAGAGTGTGTATTTTGGGGTGCCGGTGATCGGAGTTCCGTTCAAGGTGGACCAGCCGTTGAATTCGAGGGTGCTCGTGGAGGCCGGGGTCGGTGTAGAGGTGGCCAGGGACGACAGCGGGGATTTCCGAGGGGATGACGTGGCGGAGGCGATCAGGCGGGTGGTGGAAGGTGGGGAGGAGATGAGGGTGCGGGCAGCCGGGATGAGGGAGACGATGAGGGGAGAGGAAGAGTGCGCGGTGGCTGAGGCCGCCGCGCATCTCAGGCGGATTTGTGGGGAGGGTTTTGTTAAACATGATAGGAGTACAATAGAGAAGAATGGCTTAGGTTCGACGTTGTTTCATTAG
- the LOC125224484 gene encoding UDP-glucosyltransferase 29-like → MESNEASLSILMFPWIAHGHVFPYLELAKNLTKHNFNIFFCSTPIILQSLPLPHHLPITLVPLHLPSPPELPPDLHTTKHAPPHLMTLLRDTFHASKAAFSAILASLHPDILIYDAFQPWAAEAAAKSEIPAVHFATTGAAAYSFYYHLFFKKNTPFPHDALYLRPHELEALLAVGSNLRDSDTDSDQLSEGLPHFTRSRDVILMRTLSRGVEGKYLDYLSLLCNKKIVPVGPLITTTTTTTTTDETDSDIMDWLSKKERSSTIYVSFGSENYLNKKQVQEMAKGLEASRANFIWVVRFPLGERKEEIDLPLGFVERVGERGKIVKGWAPQAEILSHESVCGFVSHCGMSSMIESVYFGVPVIGVPFKVDQPLNSRVLVEAGVGVEVARDDNGDFRGDDVAEAIGRVVEGGEEMRARAARMRETMRGEGECAVAEAAAHLRRICREGFV, encoded by the coding sequence ATGGAGTCAAATGAAGCAAGTCTCTCCATCCTAATGTTCCCATGGATAGCTCATGGCCATGTCTTCCCCTACCTTGAGCTAGCCAAGAATCTCACCAAACACAACTTCAACATCTTCTTTTGCTCCACTCCCATCATCCTCCAATCCCTCCCTCTCCCTCACCACCTCCCCATCACCCTCGTCCCCCTCCACCTCCCCTCTCCGCCGGAGCTCCCTCCGGACCTCCACACCACGAAGCACGCGCCCCCACACCTCATGACCCTCCTCCGCGACACGTTCCACGCCTCCAAGGCCGCCTTCTCCGCCATCCTCGCCTCCCTCCACCCCGACATCCTCATCTACGACGCCTTCCAGCCCTGGGCCGCCGAAGCCGCCGCCAAGTCTGAAATCCCCGCCGTCCACTTCGCCACCACCGGCGCCGCCGCCTACTCCTTCTACTACCACctcttctttaaaaaaaacacccCCTTCCCCCACGACGCGCTCTACCTCCGCCCCCACGAGCTGGAAGCTCTTCTGGCCGTTGGCTCTAATCTCAGAGACAGCGACACCGACAGCGACCAGCTCAGTGAGGGGCTTCCCCACTTCACGCGGTCCCGCGATGTCATCCTGATGAGAACGTTGTCGCGGGGCGTGGAAGGGAAGTATTTGGACTACTTGTCCCTCTTGTGTAACAAGAAAATAGTCCCTGTGGGCCCACTTATTACAACAACAACGACAACGACAACAACAGACGAAACAGATTCAGACATCATGGATTGGCTAAGCAAGAAAGAGAGATCGTCAACAATTTACGTCTCATTTGGAAGCGAGAACTATTTGAACAAGAAACAAGTTCAAGAAATGGCTAAAGGTCTAGAAGCTTCGAGAGCCAACTTCATATGGGTGGTGAGGTTTCCCTTAGGGGagagaaaggaagaaattGATCTTCCGCTAGGGTTTGTGGAGAGAGTtggagagagagggaagatTGTGAAGGGGTGGGCCCCACAGGCGGAGATTCTGTCGCATGAGAGTGTTTGTGGCTTTGTGAGTCACTGTGGGATGAGTTCGATGATCGAGAGTGTGTATTTTGGGGTGCCGGTGATCGGAGTTCCGTTCAAGGTGGACCAGCCGTTGAATTCGAGGGTGCTCGTGGAGGCCGGGGTCGGTGTGGAGGTGGCCAGGGACGACAACGGGGATTTCCGAGGGGATGACGTGGCGGAGGCGATCGGGAGGGTGGTGGAAGGTGGGGAGGAGATGAGGGCGCGGGCTGCCAGGATGAGGGAGACGATGAGGGGAGAGGGAGAGTGCGCGGTGGCCGAGGCCGCCGCGCACCTCAGGCGGATTTGTAGGGAGGGTTTTGTTTAG
- the LOC125185599 gene encoding transcription factor bHLH36-like isoform X2, giving the protein MLPFQQSYDLGFGTHQGFQIQDTDPGFGTPLGFQIQDDFLENNMIHFLVENKLIDFSAGKNVEEVSKTTDLETKKDIHREVERKRRKELSDLYASLRSHLPHHKIKGKQSVCDHVQAATSHIIRMEKNIQELEIRRNKLKIWLNKSSVDVDVKIVSDGIMEILISNSIADNLGLSRVLAELRRNELDVVSSVSTRTKDRFVHKIQAEAVGIANLGALELQNRLSKAIK; this is encoded by the exons ATGCTTCCCTTTCAACAAAGTTATGACTTGGGTTTCGGAACCCATCAAGGATTCCAAATCCAAGATACTGATCCGGGTTTTGGAACCCCTTTGGGATTCCAAATCCAAGATGATTTCTTGGAAAATAATATGATCCATTTCTTAGTCGAAAATAAATTGATCGATTTCTCAGCCGGCAAGAACGTCGAAGAAGTAAGCAAAACAACAGATTTAGAAACCAAGAAGGATATTCATCGAGAGGtggagaggaagaggaggaaagAACTTTCAGATCTTTATGCTTCTCTCCGCTCTCATCTTCCCCATCATAAGATCAAG GGAAAGCAAAGTGTATGTGATCATGTACAAGCTGCTACGAGCCACATAATACGGATGGAGAAGAATATCCAAGAGCTCGAAATTCGCAGAAACAAGCTGAAGATTTGGTTGAATAAAAGTTCAGTTGATGTGGATGTAAAAATAGTCTCAGATGGAATAATGGAGATTCTCATATCCAATAGCATCGCTGATAATTTAGGGTTGTCGCGAGTTCTTGCTGAATTACGGAGAAATGAGCTTGATGTGGTTAGCAGTGTTTCGACAAGAACGAAGGACAGGTTTGTCCACAAAATACAGGCTgag GCTGTAGGTATAGCAAATCTTGGTGCTTTGGAGTTGCAAAACAGATTGAGCAAGGCCATCAAGTGa
- the LOC125185599 gene encoding transcription factor bHLH36-like isoform X1, translating into MLPFQQSYDLGFGTHQGFQIQDTDPGFGTPLGFQIQDDFLENNMIHFLVENKLIDFSAGKNVEEVSKTTDLETKKDIHREVERKRRKELSDLYASLRSHLPHHKIKGKQSVCDHVQAATSHIIRMEKNIQELEIRRNKLKIWLNKSSVDVDVKIVSDGIMEILISNSIADNLGLSRVLAELRRNELDVVSSVSTRTKDRFVHKIQAEAVGKSCRIRWLNQLQPGLDKTPFSVEEKQRLLLLHKEIGKVVCHS; encoded by the exons ATGCTTCCCTTTCAACAAAGTTATGACTTGGGTTTCGGAACCCATCAAGGATTCCAAATCCAAGATACTGATCCGGGTTTTGGAACCCCTTTGGGATTCCAAATCCAAGATGATTTCTTGGAAAATAATATGATCCATTTCTTAGTCGAAAATAAATTGATCGATTTCTCAGCCGGCAAGAACGTCGAAGAAGTAAGCAAAACAACAGATTTAGAAACCAAGAAGGATATTCATCGAGAGGtggagaggaagaggaggaaagAACTTTCAGATCTTTATGCTTCTCTCCGCTCTCATCTTCCCCATCATAAGATCAAG GGAAAGCAAAGTGTATGTGATCATGTACAAGCTGCTACGAGCCACATAATACGGATGGAGAAGAATATCCAAGAGCTCGAAATTCGCAGAAACAAGCTGAAGATTTGGTTGAATAAAAGTTCAGTTGATGTGGATGTAAAAATAGTCTCAGATGGAATAATGGAGATTCTCATATCCAATAGCATCGCTGATAATTTAGGGTTGTCGCGAGTTCTTGCTGAATTACGGAGAAATGAGCTTGATGTGGTTAGCAGTGTTTCGACAAGAACGAAGGACAGGTTTGTCCACAAAATACAGGCTgag GCTGTAG GGAAGAGCTGTAGGATAAGGTGGCTCAACCAATTGCAGCCTGGACTTGATAAGACACCATTCAGTGTAGAAGAAAAGCAAAGGCTCCTTTTGCTTCACAAAGAAATTGGAAAGGTGGTCTGTCATAGCTAG
- the LOC125217530 gene encoding beta-D-glucosyl crocetin beta-1,6-glucosyltransferase-like, with protein MESNQESLSILMFPWLAHGHAFPYLELAKNLTKHNFTIFFCSTPIILQSLPIPHHLPITLIPLHLPSPPELPPDLHTTKHAPPHLMPLLHDTFHASKPAFSAILASLRPDILIFDAFQPWAAEAAAKFEIPAVHFAATGAAAYSFYYHLCLKKTTPFPHDALYLRPHEMEALQQAADSNLGDSDLSEGLPHFTRSRDVILMKTSRGLEGKYLDYLSLLCNKKIVPVGPLITTTTTTITTEKTDSDIMDWLSKKERLSTIYISFGSENYLNKKQVHEMAKGLEASRANFIWVVRLPLGEREEEEIDLPLGFEERVGERGKIVKGWAPQAEILSHENVCGFVSHCGMSSMIESVYFGVPVISIPFKVDQPLNSRVLVEAGVGVEVARDDNGDFQGDDVAEAIGRVVEGGEGMRARAAGMRETMRGEEECAVASATVHLRRICREGFVKHNIVIEKNSLGNSTLFH; from the coding sequence ATGGAGTCAAATCAAGAAAGTCTCTCCATCCTAATGTTCCCATGGCTAGCTCATGGCCATGCCTTCCCCTACCTTGAGCTAGCCAAGAATCTCACCAAACACAACTTCACCATCTTCTTCTGCTCCACTCCCATCATCCTCCAATCCCTCCCCATCCCTCACCACCTCCCCATCACCCTCATCCCCCTCCACCTCCCCTCTCCGCCGGAGCTCCCTCCGGACCTCCACACCACGAAGCACGCGCCGCCACACCTCATGCCCCTCCTCCACGACACGTTCCACGCCTCCAAGCCCGCCTTCTCCGCCATCCTCGCCTCTCTCCGCCCCGACATCCTCATCTTCGACGCCTTCCAGCCCTGGGCCGCCGAAGCCGCCGCCAAGTTTGAAATCCCCGCCGTCCACTTCGCCGCCACCGGTGCAGCCGCCTACTCCTTCTACTACCACCTCTGCTTAAAAAAAACCACCCCCTTCCCCCACGATGCGCTCTACCTCCGCCCCCACGAGATGGAAGCCCTTCAGCAGGCCGCTGACTCCAATCTCGGAGACAGCGACCTCAGCGAGGGGCTTCCCCACTTCACGCGGTCCCGCGACGTCATCCTGATGAAAACGTCGCGGGGCCTGGAAGGGAAATATTTGGACTACTTGTCCCTCTTGTGTAACAAGAAAATAGTCCCGGTGGGCCCGCTTATTACAACAACAACGACAACGATAACCACAGAAAAAACAGATTCAGACATAATGGATTGGTTAAGCAAGAAAGAGAGATTGTCGACGATTTACATCTCATTTGGAAGCGAGAACTATTTAAACAAGAAACAAGTTCATGAAATGGCTAAAGGTCTAGAAGCTTCGAGAGCCAACTTCATATGGGTGGTGAGGCTTCCCTTAGGAGaaagagaggaagaagaaattgaTCTTCCGCTAGGGTTTGAGGAGAGAGTtggagagagagggaagatTGTGAAAGGGTGGGCCCCACAGGCGGAGATTTTATCGCATGAGAATGTTTGTGGGTTTGTGAGTCACTGTGGGATGAGTTCGATGATCGAGAGTGTGTATTTTGGGGTGCCGGTGATCAGTATCCCGTTCAAGGTGGATCAGCCGTTGAATTCAAGGGTGCTCGTGGAGGCCGGGGTCGGGGTGGAGGTGGCGAGGGATGACAACGGGGATTTCCAAGGGGATGACGTGGCGGAGGCGATCGGGAGGGTGGTGGAAGGTGGGGAGGGGATGAGGGCACGGGCAGCCGGGATGAGGGAGACGATGAGGGGAGAGGAAGAGTGCGCGGTGGCCTCGGCCACCGTGCATCTCAGGCGGATTTGTAGGGAGGGTTTTGTTAAACATAACATAGTAATAGAGAAGAATAGCTTAGGTAATTCGACCTTGTTTCATTAG
- the LOC125221428 gene encoding UDP-glucosyltransferase 29-like, whose product MYSVGSGATFPFPAIGLPDDDLPRWLALLAQNLKDADDDFAYGAMARSTDIVLSKSSKHVEEKYADYLSALNKKQIVCIGPLIAADANRHGDIEIMKWLNGKNLDSTIYISFGSELFLSKKQIEEIAKGLDLCDANFLWVIRFPAEVEAGLGIRLIEEELPAGFLETVKEMGAIDKDIRPSEYRWLSMPMNVDQPMNAQLMVELGVGVVVEKDHENEVYVGEEVAKAINKVIVEKNVLYEGLRSRAQKLSETLREKEDEEVNEVAQQLLKICAKNKK is encoded by the exons ATGTATTCAGTGGGGAGTGGTGCTACCTTCCCATTTCCAGCTATAGGTCTTCCTGATGATGATCTGCCCAGGTGGCTAGCTCTTCTTGCGCAAAATTTGAAGGATGCTGATGATGATTTTGCATATGGAGCGATGGCAAGATCAACAGACATAGTCTTGTCAAAGAGCTCCAAGCATGTTGAGGAGAAGTATGCAGACTATCTCTCTGCTTTGAACAAAAAGCAGATAGTTTGCATTGGTCCCTTGATCGCTGCTGATGCTAACAGGCACGGGGATATCGAGATCATGAAATGGCTAAATGGGAAGAATCTTGATTCTACCATATACATCTCCTTTGGcagtgaattatttttatccaaGAAGCAGATTGAGGAAATAGCAAAAGGGCTGGATCTTTGTGATGCTAACTTCTTGTGGGTGATCAGATTTCCTGCTGAGGTGGAGGCGGGCCTGGGCATCAGACTGATCGAAGAAGAACTGCCTGCAGGGTTTCTTGAAACAGTGAAGGAGATGGGCGCCATAGACAAAGATATTAGGCCATCCGAGTATAGGTGGCTTT CCATGCCGATGAATGTTGATCAGCCTATGAACGCTCAGCTAATGGTGGAGCTCGGGGTTGGTGTGGTGGTGGAAAAGGATCATGAAAATGAAGTTTATGTGGGAGAGGAGGTTGCCAAAGCAATCAATAAGGTGATTGTGGAGAAGAATGTGTTGTATGAAGGTCTGAGGAGCAGGGCTCAGAAATTGAGTGAGACgttgagagagaaggaagacGAAGAGGTGAATGAAGTAGCTCAGCAGCTATTGAAGATTTGTGCCAAGAACAAGAAATAA
- the LOC125185283 gene encoding beta-D-glucosyl crocetin beta-1,6-glucosyltransferase-like, which produces MFRKFRRIMAGEKQESFKILMFPWLAHGHIIPYLQLSKNLIATHDNFTIYLCSTAVNLHHLSKHATASLQLVELHMPSPPELPPHLHTTKNLSSHLIPTLIKAFQESTPSFTQTLQTLTPDLIIFDIFQPWAPKIASSMGIPSVYFSTSGASSISYYHHIYTYATGAGFPFPALSLPESHIARMKNRGPLIIKDADDDFAFGIYRISTDFVLVKSCRCVEEKYVDYLSTLCKKRIVCTGPLIASDADEDDMFEKSEIMEWLNKKEVGSTIYISFGSECFLSKEQIGEIAKGLLLNKDVNFLWVVRFPFEERERRIEEEMPVGFLEAVGERGLVVTGWAAQRRILGHPSVGGFMSHCGRSSVTESLYFGVPVVAAAMNVEQPLNAQWMVELGAGVEVEREGGVGVYLGEEIGRAIEKVMVVEKEGLRNRASRLSEVMREKEGEEVREVACGLLDICVKNKKI; this is translated from the coding sequence ATGTTTCGAAAATTTCGCAGAATCATGGCCGGAGAGAAACAAGAAAGCTTCAAAATCCTAATGTTTCCATGGCTAGCTCACGGCCACATCATCCCATACCTCCAACTCTCCAAAAACCTCATAGCAACACATGACAACTTCACCATCTACCTCTGCTCCACCGCCGTCAACCTCCACCACCTCTCCAAACACGCCACCGCCTCTCTCCAACTAGTAGAGCTCCACATGCCATCTCCCCCCGAGCTCCCTCCCCACCTCCACACCACCAAGAATCTCTCCTCCCACCTCATTCCAACCCTCATCAAGGCCTTCCAGGAATCAACCCCCAGCTTCACTCAAACCCTCCAAACCCTAACTCCAGACCTCATCATATTCGACATTTTCCAGCCGTGGGCCCCCAAGATCGCCTCTTCCATGGGGATACCTAGCGTTTACTTCTCAACCTCCGGCGCCTCCTCCATTTCCTACTACCACCACATCTACACGTACGCAACTGGCGCCGGATTCCCATTTCCGGCACTGAGCCTTCCGGAGTCGCACATAGCCCGGATGAAGAACCGGGGTCCGCTGATTATCAAAGATGCGGATGATGACTTTGCCTTTGGGATTTACAGAATATCCACGGACTTTGTATTGGTGAAGAGCTGTAGATGTGTTGAAGAGAAATACGTAGACTATCTTTCGACCTTATGCAAGAAAAGGATCGTTTGCACTGGTCCATTGATTGCTTCCGATGCTGATGAGGATGACATGTTTGAGAAGTCGGAAATCATGGAGTGGCTGAACAAAAAGGAGGTTGGTTCCACCATATACATCTCCTTTGGGAGTGAATGCTTTTTATCTAAAGAGCAGATTGGGGAGATAGCAAAAGGGTTGTTGTTGAATAAAGATGTGAACTTTTTGTGGGTGGTGAGGTTCCCATTtgaggagagggagaggaggaTCGAGGAAGAGATGCCGGTAGGGTTTCTTGAAGCGGTGGGTGAGAGGGGTTTGGTGGTGACGGGATGGGCGGCGCAGAGGAGGATATTAGGCCATCCGAGTGTTGGAGGGTTTATGAGCCATTGTGGGAGGAGCTCGGTGACGGAGAGCTTGTATTTTGGGGTTCCGGTGGTGGCAGCGGCGATGAATGTGGAGCAGCCACTGAATGCGCAGTGGATGGTGGAGTTGGGGGCGGGGGTGGAGGTTGAGAGGGAGGGTGGGGTAGGGGTGTATTTAGGGGAGGAGATTGGGAGGGCGATTGAGAAGGTGATGGTGGTGGAGAAGGAGGGTTTGAGGAATAGGGCTAGTAGGTTGAGTGAGGtgatgagagagaaggagGGAGAGGAGGTGAGAGAGGTTGCTTGTGGCCTTTTGGACATTTGTGTCAAGAACAAGAAGATATGA
- the LOC125221426 gene encoding beta-D-glucosyl crocetin beta-1,6-glucosyltransferase-like codes for MAKNGVSSMEGNQSMYSILMFPWLGHGHVSPYLQLAKNLSKRNFKMYFCSTPVSLDSVRGALARSSDGATIHLVELHLQSSPELPPEYHTTKNIPPTLIPKLIEAFNKSKSSFSTILSSLKPDMVIYDRLQPWAATASSSLGIPAINFTPGAAFVHAYYYHHWTNSPFPYDALNLQDYKERQMPSENAVVSKIIQDDDQNPGSAHFKLSQDIILVKTSRSFEEKYIDYLSVLLQKTIVPVGPLIARATNEDDDSGILQWLSSKSRFSTVFISCGSENYFSKDQMQEVAKGLEISKVNFIWVVRFPKGERVSLDEMLPKGFLDRVGERGRIIQGWAPQDDILAHPSIGAFASHCGWSSTLESIHFGVPVICIPFKLDQPLNARLMVEAGVAVEVARDGSGKFSSQEFANAIKKVIVEESGQEMRVKAAELSEKMKKEDEGVMNEAAEQLRKICLEHKQKK; via the coding sequence ATGGCTAAAAACGGAGTTTCATCAATGGAGGGAAACCAAAGTATGTATAGCATTCTAATGTTTCCATGGTTGGGGCATGGACATGTATCCCCTTATCTTCAACTAGCCAAGAATCTCTCTAAGAGAAACTTCAAAATGTACTTTTGTTCAACACCAGTCAGTCTCGATTCCGTCAGAGGAGCTCTTGCAAGGAGCTCAGATGGCGCCACGATCCATCTAGTCGAGCTTCATCTCCAATCATCACCCGAGCTTCCTCCAGAGTACCACACAACGAAAAATATACCACCAACTCTCATTCCCAAACTCATTGAGGCCTTTAACAAGTCAAAATCCAGTTTCTCTACCATACTTTCCTCCCTAAAACCTGATATGGTGATCTACGACAGATTGCAGCCGTGGGCGGCCACAGCCTCCTCGTCTCTAGGCATTCCCGCCATTAATTTTACACCAGGAGCAGCTTTTGTGCATGCATATTACTACCACCACTGGACAAACTCACCTTTCCCTTATGATGCATTAAATCTTCAAGACTACAAAGAAAGGCAAATGCCCTCAGAAAACGCGGTCGTGTCAAAGATCATCCAGGACGATGATCAAAATCCTGGATCTGCTCATTTCAAGCTATCTCAAGACATTATCTTGGTAAAGACAAGCAGAAGTTTCGAAGAGAAGTACATTGACTACTTATCTGTCTTGCTGCAGAAAACAATTGTCCCTGTCGGTCCACTTATTGCACGAGCAACGAATGAGGATGATGATTCAGGTATCTTGCAATGGCTGAGCAGCAAGAGCCGGTTTTCGACTGTTTTCATCTCTTGTGGGAGTGAGAACTACTTTTCCAAGGATCAGATGCAAGAGGTAGCTAAGGGGCTGGAGATATCCAAGGTGAACTTCATATGGGTTGTGAGGTTTCCTAAAGGGGAGAGAGTTTCTCTAGATGAGATGCTGCCAAAGGGATTTCTCGACCGAGTGGGAGAGAGAGGCCGGATTATTCAAGGATGGGCACCACAGGATGATATTCTAGCACATCCTAGTATTGGTGCTTTTGCGAGTCATTGTGGTTGGAGCTCTACACTCGAGAGCATTCATTTTGGTGTGCCGGTTATATGCATACCTTTCAAGCTCGACCAGCCACTGAATGCTAGGTTAATGGTGGAGGCCGGTGTGGCTGTGGAGGTGGCAAGGGATGGAAGTGGAAAATTTAGCAGCCAAGAGTTTGCCAATGCAATCAAGAAGGTGATTGTTGAGGAATCGGGCCAAGAAATGAGGGTGAAGGCTGCAGAACTGagtgagaaaatgaaaaaggaagaTGAAGGTGTGATGAATGAAGCAGCAGAGCAACTGAGGAAAATTTGCTTGGAACATAAGCAGAAGAAGTAG